From Chitinophagaceae bacterium, the proteins below share one genomic window:
- a CDS encoding LemA family protein, with amino-acid sequence MDTGVLLLLIFLGLFILFIIITYNRLVVKRNMVDKAFAGIDAQSKKRYDLIPNIVASVQQYVTHEKETLKEITELRTRAISGNVAPDERVKLEDRVTQDLARINIAVENYPELKANENFMQLQRSLNEVEAQLAASRRSYNAAVTDFNNTMQMFPSNMIAGMFNFKPRTLFEITEQERQNVDIKKLFKE; translated from the coding sequence ATGGATACAGGTGTTTTATTACTACTGATCTTTCTCGGTTTATTTATCTTGTTTATTATAATTACCTACAACCGTTTGGTTGTAAAGCGTAATATGGTAGACAAAGCATTTGCCGGTATAGATGCACAAAGTAAAAAGAGGTACGATTTAATCCCTAATATAGTCGCTTCCGTGCAACAGTATGTGACGCATGAAAAAGAGACTTTAAAGGAAATTACAGAGCTTCGTACACGGGCAATTTCAGGTAATGTGGCTCCGGATGAAAGAGTTAAACTGGAAGACCGGGTTACGCAGGATTTGGCGAGAATTAATATTGCTGTTGAAAACTATCCTGAGCTAAAAGCAAACGAAAACTTTATGCAGTTGCAGCGTTCTTTAAATGAAGTTGAAGCGCAATTGGCCGCTTCAAGACGTTCGTATAATGCGGCTGTTACTGACTTTAATAATACTATGCAAATGTTTCCTTCCAACATGATAGCCGGAATGTTTAATTTTAAACCTAGAACATTGTTTGAAATCACGGAACAGGAAAGACAAAATGTTGATATTAAAAAGTTGTTTAAAGAATAA